The following are encoded in a window of Miltoncostaea marina genomic DNA:
- the rpsM gene encoding 30S ribosomal protein S13, translating to MARIAGVNIPREKRIEIGLTYVYGIGRSTANTVLEQTGIDRDTYVRDLTEEEIGRLRDVIEKTLIVEGDLRRERSNDMKRLMEIGCYRGLRHRRGLPVRGQRTKTNARTRKGPKRTVGKQRKG from the coding sequence ATGGCGCGCATCGCCGGCGTCAACATCCCCCGCGAGAAGCGGATCGAGATCGGCCTCACCTACGTGTACGGCATCGGCCGTTCCACGGCCAACACGGTGCTGGAGCAGACCGGCATCGACCGCGACACCTACGTGCGGGACCTCACCGAGGAGGAGATCGGGCGCCTCCGCGACGTCATCGAGAAGACGCTCATCGTCGAGGGCGACCTCCGGCGCGAGCGCTCGAACGACATGAAGCGGCTCATGGAGATCGGCTGCTACCGCGGCCTGCGCCACCGGCGCGGCCTGCCGGTGCGCGGTCAGCGCACGAAGACCAACGCGCGGACGCGCAAGGGCCCCAAGCGCACCGTGGGCAAGCAGCGCAAGGGCTGA
- the rpmJ gene encoding 50S ribosomal protein L36 encodes MKVRASVKPICEKCRVIKRHGKLLVICQNARHKQVQG; translated from the coding sequence GTGAAGGTCCGCGCCTCTGTGAAGCCGATCTGCGAGAAGTGCCGCGTCATCAAGCGACACGGCAAGCTCCTCGTCATCTGCCAGAACGCCCGCCACAAGCAGGTGCAGGGCTGA